A single window of Salvia splendens isolate huo1 chromosome 8, SspV2, whole genome shotgun sequence DNA harbors:
- the LOC121743488 gene encoding uncharacterized protein LOC121743488, with translation MFHLNLHSHNHMCKLRSKSYRNHLCKFSQLPLQTETVGYEHGVAAHEVEPTSKVPFEPAQRQPHVVEGDVSASSRLPFVQSDAFSDEPIEVSSDASGNGVGSGMGTLNEVYIPDLNNLCEPHDYSFIDNLVENWENWEQYLENWVEGGAGQQMEENVGGVDVQASQNLADAAPLDDNLGGGGPQVKDENLQSR, from the exons ATGTTCCATTTGAACCTGCACAGCCACAACCATATGTGCAAGTTGAGGAGCAAGTCCTACAGGAATCATTTGTGCAAGTTCAGCCAACTCCCCCTCCAGACTGAAACAGTTGGTTATGAG caTGGTGTGGCAGCACATGAAGTAGAGCCGACTTCTAAGGTTCCATTTGAACCTGCACAGCGACAACCACATGTTGTTGAGGGTGATGTGTCTGCCTCAAGTAGGCTTCCATTTGTACAGAGTGATGCCTTTAGTGATGAG CCTATTGAAGTATCATCCGATGCATCAGGCAATGGAGTGGGAAGTGGCATGGGAACTTTGAATGAAGTGTATATACCCGATTTGAATAATTTGTGTGAACCACATGATTATTCGTTCATTGACAACTTGGTAGAAAATTGGGAAAATTGGGAGCAGTACCTTGAAAATTGGGTTGAAGGTGGAGCAGGGCAACAGATGGAGGAGAATGTAGGCGGAGTTGATGTTCAAGCTTCGCAAAACTTGGCCGATGCAGCTCCTCTAGATGATAACTTGGGCGGGGGCGGACCCCAAGTTAAGGACGAAAACCTCCAATCAAGGTGA